The following proteins come from a genomic window of Gimesia chilikensis:
- a CDS encoding cytochrome C oxidase subunit IV family protein: MSQEPAHPAYNVYTKIFYALCFCTVLSIVFDIIDLREKDVVGIKGVILLAFLVLAVACAKALFVLIYFMHLKFEGKWKYVLLSPTIILAMGLTIAMTPDIGIHYYTSEAPQIDYLEQAQQASADTTPDQPETSHVE; this comes from the coding sequence ATGTCCCAAGAACCAGCTCATCCCGCCTACAACGTTTACACGAAGATCTTCTACGCCCTCTGCTTCTGCACCGTGCTCTCGATCGTTTTCGACATCATCGACCTGCGTGAGAAAGACGTGGTCGGCATCAAGGGTGTCATCCTGCTGGCGTTCCTCGTGCTCGCCGTCGCCTGTGCCAAAGCGCTGTTCGTGCTGATCTACTTCATGCACCTCAAGTTTGAAGGCAAATGGAAATACGTTCTGCTCAGCCCGACGATCATCCTCGCCATGGGACTGACCATTGCCATGACCCCCGATATCGGCATTCATTACTACACCAGTGAAGCTCCCCAGATTGATTACCTGGAACAGGCACAGCAGGCCTCAGCCGACACTACGCCCGACCAGCCCGAAACGAGTCATGTTGAGTAA
- a CDS encoding FecCD family ABC transporter permease, whose translation MRPTQPRFAVWRILPFLGGLLLALLVGIHFGAVQLSLSEIWQGLTGAAAGAQIETILWQIRLPRVVLAACVGAGLAIAGAAFQGVFRNPLADPFVIGASSGAALGATLALLCLAGSVTVITSTGQVPWLILAAFGGAMLIVGAVFVIASLSNLGRSAPLLTLILAGMALSSFTGALVSLIMFLNHEMLNTIFNWLLGSFSGRHWNEIAIAGPVILVSGGLIWMLSRPLDLLSFGDETAMSLGLPSGKVRLLILAAATLCTAACVSVSGVIGFLGLMAPHMTRILLGPRHGLLIPGSALLGATLLVIADTLARTVIAPTEIPVGVVTALMGCPFFLFLLISRGRQTM comes from the coding sequence GTGAGACCCACGCAACCCCGTTTTGCTGTCTGGCGGATACTCCCGTTCCTGGGAGGGCTGCTGCTGGCGCTGCTGGTGGGAATTCATTTTGGTGCGGTGCAGTTGTCGCTGTCCGAGATCTGGCAGGGTCTGACAGGGGCCGCAGCCGGCGCGCAGATCGAGACGATTCTATGGCAGATCCGACTGCCGCGGGTGGTGCTGGCGGCTTGTGTCGGTGCCGGGCTGGCGATTGCGGGCGCTGCGTTTCAGGGAGTGTTTCGAAATCCGCTGGCCGATCCGTTTGTGATTGGTGCTTCGAGCGGTGCCGCTTTGGGGGCGACACTGGCTCTGCTTTGTCTGGCAGGAAGTGTGACGGTCATCACGAGTACCGGCCAGGTGCCCTGGCTGATCCTGGCGGCGTTTGGCGGGGCTATGCTGATTGTCGGGGCTGTGTTTGTGATTGCCTCGCTCAGTAACCTGGGACGAAGTGCGCCGCTGTTGACGTTAATTCTGGCGGGGATGGCACTCAGCAGTTTTACCGGAGCGCTGGTTTCGCTGATCATGTTTCTGAATCATGAGATGCTGAATACGATTTTCAACTGGCTGCTGGGGAGTTTTTCCGGCAGGCACTGGAATGAAATTGCGATTGCCGGTCCGGTGATCCTGGTGAGCGGCGGTCTGATCTGGATGTTGTCACGACCACTGGACCTGTTGTCGTTCGGGGATGAGACGGCGATGTCACTGGGGCTGCCGAGCGGTAAAGTGCGGTTGTTGATTTTAGCGGCGGCCACGTTGTGTACGGCGGCCTGTGTGTCGGTGTCGGGGGTGATCGGATTTCTGGGACTGATGGCACCGCACATGACGCGGATTCTTTTGGGCCCGCGACATGGACTGTTGATTCCGGGCAGTGCGTTACTGGGGGCGACACTACTGGTGATTGCCGACACGCTGGCGCGGACTGTGATTGCGCCGACGGAGATCCCGGTGGGTGTGGTGACTGCCTTGATGGGCTGTCCGTTTTTTCTGTTCCTGCTGATCAGCCGCGGCCGACAGACGATGTGA
- the metE gene encoding 5-methyltetrahydropteroyltriglutamate--homocysteine S-methyltransferase — protein MAIATNLGFPRIGAQRELKRAVEKFWSGKISEAELHNVCRELRETNWKRQQQAGIAHIPSNDFSLYDQVLDTAALVGAIPRRFDWSGDEVDLATYFAMARGGKGGQSVTASTEGVAALEMTKWFDTNYHYLVPEFEGDLQFQLASRKPITEYLEAKALGIETRPVLLGPVSFLLLGKTWEADIDPLSLLDALLPVYAEVLAELAAAGAEWVQIDEPCLVLDLTEAQQAAFQRAYDRLSINGSQLKVVLATYFGDLKENLSTAVSLPVEALHIDLVRAPEQLEDVLAQLPEELSLSLGVVDGRNIWKNDVSRSISLVETVVERLGTDRVLIGPSCSLLHTPVDLSLESGLDPEVRQWLAYAQQKLEEINLITRAINGGRKSVAAELAWYDEKMESRRKSERVHRAEVKERCAGVTEEMLRRQSPYPARQTIQTHELQLPLFPTTTIGSFPQTDDIRKARAAFKKGELQEAAYEEFLKNCIASDIRCQEEIGLDVLVHGEAERNDMVEYFGEQLEGFIATKHGWVQSYGSRCVKPPVIFGDVLRKEPMTVKWTAYAQSCTEKLMKGMLTGPVTILQWSFVRDDQPRSVTCQQIGLAIRDEVLDLEASGIRVIQIDEPAIREGLPLRQADWDAYLQWAVDCFRLASAGVEDETQIHTHMCYSEFNDIIEAIGALDADVISIETSRSNMELLDAFVQYQYPNEIGPGVYDIHSPRVPTVKSIEYLLEKALEVLQPRQLWVNPDCGLKTRKWEEVKPSLENMVAAAQQLRARWLSRV, from the coding sequence ATGGCTATTGCTACCAATCTTGGATTTCCCCGTATCGGCGCACAACGAGAACTGAAACGGGCCGTTGAAAAATTCTGGTCCGGAAAAATTTCGGAAGCGGAATTACACAATGTCTGTCGTGAACTGCGTGAAACCAACTGGAAACGACAACAGCAGGCGGGGATCGCGCACATTCCCTCCAACGATTTTTCCCTTTACGACCAGGTACTGGATACCGCGGCGCTGGTCGGGGCGATTCCCCGGCGGTTTGACTGGTCAGGGGATGAAGTTGACCTGGCGACTTACTTCGCGATGGCGCGGGGTGGCAAAGGGGGACAGTCGGTGACCGCCTCAACCGAAGGTGTCGCGGCACTGGAGATGACCAAATGGTTTGATACGAACTACCATTACCTGGTCCCTGAGTTTGAGGGGGATCTGCAGTTCCAGCTCGCTTCGCGGAAGCCGATCACGGAGTACCTGGAAGCGAAAGCCCTGGGAATCGAGACGCGTCCCGTACTGCTGGGGCCGGTTTCGTTTCTGCTGTTGGGGAAGACCTGGGAGGCGGATATCGATCCCTTAAGCCTGCTCGATGCACTGTTGCCCGTGTATGCGGAAGTGCTTGCGGAACTGGCGGCAGCCGGGGCGGAGTGGGTGCAGATTGACGAACCCTGCCTGGTGCTCGATCTGACGGAGGCCCAGCAGGCGGCCTTTCAACGGGCCTACGATCGCCTGTCGATCAACGGGAGTCAGCTCAAAGTTGTGCTGGCCACATATTTTGGTGATCTGAAAGAGAACCTGTCGACGGCGGTGTCGCTGCCGGTGGAAGCGCTGCACATCGATCTGGTGCGGGCACCGGAACAGCTGGAAGACGTGCTGGCCCAGCTGCCGGAAGAGCTTTCGCTTTCATTGGGAGTCGTCGACGGGCGGAATATCTGGAAGAACGATGTCAGCCGCTCGATTTCACTGGTGGAAACCGTCGTGGAACGGCTGGGGACAGATCGCGTTTTGATCGGGCCTTCCTGTTCGCTGCTGCATACGCCCGTCGATCTGTCGCTGGAGTCGGGGCTGGATCCCGAGGTTCGCCAGTGGCTGGCTTACGCGCAGCAGAAGCTGGAGGAGATCAACCTGATCACGCGAGCTATCAATGGCGGACGGAAATCAGTGGCTGCGGAACTGGCCTGGTACGATGAAAAGATGGAATCCCGACGGAAGTCGGAGCGCGTGCATCGTGCGGAGGTGAAGGAACGCTGTGCCGGGGTGACGGAAGAGATGCTGCGACGGCAGTCTCCTTATCCGGCGCGGCAGACGATCCAGACGCACGAACTGCAGCTGCCTTTGTTTCCGACGACGACCATCGGTTCGTTTCCGCAGACGGATGACATCCGCAAAGCGCGGGCCGCGTTCAAGAAAGGGGAACTGCAGGAAGCGGCGTATGAGGAGTTTCTCAAGAACTGCATTGCCAGTGATATTCGCTGCCAGGAAGAGATTGGCCTGGATGTGCTCGTGCATGGCGAAGCGGAGCGGAACGACATGGTCGAATACTTCGGCGAACAGCTGGAAGGCTTCATCGCGACGAAGCATGGCTGGGTGCAGAGTTATGGCTCACGCTGTGTGAAGCCGCCCGTGATCTTTGGTGATGTGCTGCGCAAGGAGCCGATGACCGTGAAGTGGACTGCTTATGCGCAGTCCTGTACCGAGAAGCTGATGAAGGGAATGCTCACCGGTCCGGTGACGATTCTGCAATGGTCGTTTGTCAGAGACGATCAGCCACGGAGCGTGACCTGCCAGCAGATCGGGCTGGCGATCCGGGATGAAGTACTCGATCTCGAAGCGAGCGGCATCCGGGTGATTCAGATCGATGAACCGGCGATCCGCGAAGGTCTGCCGCTCAGGCAGGCCGACTGGGACGCATATCTGCAGTGGGCAGTGGACTGTTTCCGGCTGGCTTCGGCGGGAGTGGAAGACGAAACGCAGATCCACACGCACATGTGCTATTCGGAATTCAACGATATCATCGAAGCGATCGGGGCTCTGGACGCGGATGTGATTTCGATTGAGACTTCACGGAGTAACATGGAGCTGCTGGACGCGTTCGTCCAGTATCAGTATCCGAATGAAATCGGACCCGGGGTATATGACATTCATTCGCCCCGGGTGCCAACGGTGAAGTCGATCGAGTATCTGCTGGAGAAAGCTCTCGAAGTCTTGCAGCCCCGCCAGTTGTGGGTGAATCCGGATTGCGGCCTGAAAACCCGCAAATGGGAGGAAGTCAAACCTTCGCTGGAGAATATGGTCGCGGCGGCGCAACAGCTGCGGGCCCGGTGGCTGTCACGCGTCTGA
- a CDS encoding DUF420 domain-containing protein has protein sequence MTETPNKPPRRIPLILTISLWVLVAVSAFATWQLKKQSDLALEQRKAEQAAQAEAEENTEETEEISVKGPIWPKEGIEDFTLTERSGKTITKKDLLGKPWVACFVFTRCAGPCPRVSGQFYQLQKDLKDLDFRLVTITVDPKHDTPEVLSQYAELMGADPEKWLFLTGDQKEIFHLIEKSFLMPVEENVGPARKPGFEVIHTTNVMLVGPDGRVLQKFNAVNDAEMAELRREVRKLVKAESKDKTDSKKKAEAPAKEEPKPVAKPPAKAGMISLSTLLLPLLLAQSETESAPAAPTEPVEVETETVETVIAEAPAGQAPDWVMQLPTVNAALNGLATILLMVGYGFIRKGEREKHKKTMLTAFGTSVLFLVFYLIYHFALQSYTGDASRKFQGEGLIRPVYYFILITHVVLAAAVPVLAWMTIRRGLKQQWEAHRRIAKITFPIWLYVSITGVVIYFMLYHLPGAA, from the coding sequence ATGACTGAAACACCAAACAAACCTCCCCGCCGCATTCCCCTGATCCTGACGATTTCACTCTGGGTTCTCGTCGCCGTCAGTGCCTTCGCCACCTGGCAGTTAAAGAAGCAGAGCGACCTGGCCCTCGAACAGCGCAAAGCCGAACAGGCAGCCCAGGCTGAGGCGGAAGAAAATACAGAAGAGACCGAAGAAATCAGCGTCAAAGGTCCCATCTGGCCCAAGGAAGGTATCGAAGATTTCACGCTCACCGAACGCAGTGGCAAAACCATCACGAAGAAAGACCTGCTGGGGAAACCCTGGGTCGCCTGCTTCGTCTTCACCCGCTGCGCCGGTCCCTGCCCCCGCGTCTCCGGCCAGTTCTACCAGCTGCAGAAAGATCTCAAAGACCTCGACTTCCGTCTGGTCACGATTACGGTCGACCCCAAGCATGACACTCCCGAAGTCCTCTCTCAGTACGCCGAGCTGATGGGCGCCGATCCCGAGAAATGGCTCTTCCTCACCGGCGACCAGAAAGAGATCTTCCACCTCATCGAAAAAAGTTTTCTGATGCCTGTGGAGGAAAATGTCGGCCCTGCCCGCAAGCCTGGCTTTGAAGTCATTCATACCACCAACGTGATGCTCGTCGGCCCCGATGGCCGCGTACTCCAGAAGTTCAACGCCGTCAACGACGCCGAAATGGCCGAGCTCCGCCGCGAAGTCCGCAAGCTCGTCAAAGCAGAATCGAAAGACAAAACAGACTCAAAGAAGAAAGCAGAAGCACCCGCCAAAGAAGAGCCCAAGCCAGTCGCAAAGCCTCCGGCCAAAGCGGGTATGATCTCTTTGAGCACCTTACTGCTCCCCCTGCTGCTGGCACAGTCTGAAACCGAATCCGCCCCCGCTGCCCCTACGGAACCGGTTGAAGTCGAAACGGAAACCGTCGAGACCGTCATCGCAGAAGCCCCAGCAGGTCAGGCTCCCGACTGGGTCATGCAACTCCCCACCGTCAACGCGGCCCTGAACGGACTGGCCACGATTCTGCTGATGGTCGGCTACGGATTCATCCGCAAAGGGGAACGGGAGAAACACAAGAAGACCATGCTCACCGCATTTGGTACATCGGTCCTGTTCCTGGTCTTCTATCTGATCTACCACTTTGCCCTGCAGAGTTACACCGGCGATGCCTCCCGTAAATTTCAGGGAGAAGGCCTGATCCGTCCCGTGTACTATTTCATCCTGATCACCCACGTGGTCCTGGCCGCCGCGGTGCCTGTCCTCGCCTGGATGACCATCCGTCGCGGACTCAAACAACAGTGGGAAGCACACCGCCGCATCGCCAAAATCACCTTTCCGATCTGGCTGTATGTCTCCATCACCGGCGTGGTGATCTATTTCATGCTTTACCATCTGCCCGGAGCTGCCTGA
- a CDS encoding ABC transporter permease, whose protein sequence is MNQNMPAVHKPAFVLPILTLAHREVVRFVRQRTRVIGALIQPVLFWILFGAGLRGSFQAPAWAPAGMTYQEYFFPGVAVMILMFTAIFSTISIIEDRKEGFLQGVLVAPVPRASIVLGKLLGGTILAVLQAVLFLFLGPLLNLVGLAPDFETGVTLAGLIPLILFLFLLGFSLTALGYLIAWPMESTQGFHAIMSVFLMPMWLLSGSFFPAGDSGWLSWIIRANPLTYGVTGLRRILSSAETLPTAPGNPSMIVCLTVTAVVCIIYVVLAIWMTGKRATRNAR, encoded by the coding sequence ATGAATCAGAACATGCCCGCCGTCCACAAGCCCGCGTTCGTCCTGCCGATCCTGACACTCGCCCACCGCGAGGTCGTCCGCTTTGTCAGACAGCGTACCCGCGTCATCGGAGCCCTGATCCAACCGGTCCTGTTCTGGATCCTCTTCGGAGCCGGACTCCGCGGATCGTTTCAAGCCCCCGCCTGGGCGCCCGCCGGCATGACCTACCAGGAATACTTCTTCCCCGGCGTCGCCGTGATGATTTTGATGTTCACCGCCATCTTCTCCACGATCTCGATTATCGAAGACCGTAAGGAAGGCTTCCTGCAGGGCGTCCTCGTCGCACCGGTTCCCCGCGCCTCGATCGTGTTGGGCAAGCTGCTGGGCGGCACGATTCTGGCCGTTTTACAAGCTGTCCTGTTCCTTTTCCTGGGACCACTGCTGAATCTCGTCGGACTGGCTCCCGACTTTGAAACAGGTGTCACCCTCGCCGGGCTGATTCCGTTGATTCTGTTTCTGTTCCTGCTCGGCTTCAGCCTGACCGCTTTAGGCTACCTCATCGCCTGGCCCATGGAATCGACTCAGGGCTTTCACGCCATCATGTCGGTCTTCCTGATGCCCATGTGGCTGCTCTCGGGCTCCTTTTTCCCCGCGGGCGATTCGGGCTGGCTTTCGTGGATCATTCGCGCCAACCCCTTAACCTACGGCGTCACCGGTCTCCGCCGGATTCTGTCGTCTGCAGAAACGCTCCCGACAGCGCCCGGCAATCCGTCAATGATTGTCTGCCTGACCGTCACCGCCGTCGTGTGTATAATCTATGTAGTTCTTGCCATCTGGATGACCGGGAAACGAGCCACCCGTAACGCCCGTTGA
- a CDS encoding ABC transporter ATP-binding protein, which produces MSEIQLENVTCGYPNQEVLHQVSLAVEPGKVLVLLGPNGSGKTTLLRALFQLIAVQQGTILVEGQDVQRLSRREMAQKLALAPQLEMPQWPMTIEETVQLGRSAHRGWVQPFSGEDAEHVETALVQTGLTELRAKKITEISGGEWRRTLIARALVQQTKVLCLDEPTTGLDLKYQVEVLSLIRDLAHERELTVLLTIHDLNLASCFADQIVLLAGGEIAALGTAAEVLTEARLSEVYQTRVKVVPHPEYQTPLVVPLL; this is translated from the coding sequence ATGTCTGAAATTCAACTGGAGAATGTGACCTGCGGCTATCCCAACCAGGAAGTTTTGCACCAGGTTTCACTGGCAGTGGAGCCGGGTAAGGTGCTGGTGCTGCTGGGACCCAATGGATCGGGGAAGACGACGCTGCTGCGCGCACTGTTTCAGTTGATCGCGGTGCAGCAGGGGACGATCCTGGTGGAAGGTCAGGATGTGCAGCGACTGTCTCGACGGGAGATGGCCCAGAAACTGGCACTGGCACCACAGCTGGAGATGCCTCAATGGCCGATGACAATTGAAGAGACCGTGCAACTGGGACGCTCGGCGCATCGGGGCTGGGTGCAGCCGTTTAGCGGAGAAGATGCGGAGCATGTGGAGACGGCGCTGGTGCAGACCGGATTGACAGAACTGCGGGCGAAGAAGATTACGGAGATCTCCGGCGGGGAATGGCGGCGGACCCTGATTGCCCGGGCGCTGGTGCAGCAGACCAAGGTGCTTTGTCTGGATGAGCCGACAACGGGCCTCGATCTGAAATACCAGGTGGAGGTGCTGTCATTGATTCGCGATCTGGCTCATGAGCGGGAGCTGACGGTGCTGCTGACAATTCACGATCTGAACCTGGCCAGCTGTTTCGCCGATCAGATTGTGTTACTGGCCGGGGGCGAGATCGCGGCGTTGGGAACTGCGGCGGAGGTATTAACGGAAGCGCGTTTGAGCGAGGTCTATCAGACCCGGGTCAAAGTGGTGCCCCATCCGGAATACCAGACGCCGCTGGTGGTTCCCCTGCTGTGA
- a CDS encoding Dabb family protein, which produces MADTQLAHMVYFTLNDGSPEAIQTMVNACHIYLKDHPGVVYFSAGQRGPEFQREVNNQEFHVALNVVFDSKESHDIYQTAPDHLKFIEENKASWAKVQVCDSYVTS; this is translated from the coding sequence ATGGCAGACACACAACTGGCTCATATGGTCTATTTCACCCTCAATGACGGCTCTCCGGAAGCAATCCAGACCATGGTGAACGCCTGTCACATATATCTCAAAGACCATCCCGGCGTCGTCTATTTTTCCGCCGGCCAGCGGGGCCCCGAGTTCCAGCGGGAAGTGAATAATCAGGAATTTCACGTCGCTCTGAACGTGGTTTTCGACAGCAAGGAATCACACGATATCTACCAGACCGCTCCCGATCACCTGAAATTCATCGAAGAGAACAAAGCCTCCTGGGCCAAAGTCCAGGTCTGTGACAGCTACGTCACCAGTTGA
- a CDS encoding ABC transporter substrate-binding protein translates to MKHQFELKLILLLLTLTWLAGCGTQEAGSVASQTEQGTQAPVSELPAAPEEAAVDVVADAQSFPVTVKDYQGRDVTLAKQPRRIISLLPSHTETLFALGAGEQMVGCTSLCNYPPETEELRQIALANPGSISLEALVELQPDLIVTGGDYHRQLAAQLETLKIPVLALESQSVADIEKAMLGIGQATGHQQQGQKLIARLKQEIAGVQKQIKAFQKEERPKVFYRVWDQPLMTAGPHSFIGELITLAGGENVFADVEPAYPQVSEETLILRDPDVIVLPRMKAGPSDAREVLEKLRQRPGWSDMAAVKEGRVYLIEDDVISRPGPRVVQGLQKLAQALYPEAFPDP, encoded by the coding sequence ATGAAACATCAATTCGAATTGAAACTGATCCTGTTATTACTGACGCTGACCTGGTTGGCGGGCTGTGGCACGCAGGAAGCGGGTTCGGTTGCATCACAGACAGAGCAGGGGACGCAGGCACCTGTGTCTGAGCTGCCGGCTGCTCCGGAAGAGGCTGCGGTCGACGTCGTTGCGGACGCGCAGTCGTTCCCGGTGACGGTGAAAGATTACCAGGGGCGGGATGTCACGCTGGCGAAACAGCCGCGGCGGATTATTTCGCTGCTTCCCTCGCATACGGAGACGCTGTTTGCGCTGGGGGCGGGAGAGCAGATGGTGGGCTGTACGTCGCTGTGCAATTATCCGCCGGAGACAGAGGAACTGAGACAGATAGCGCTGGCAAACCCGGGCAGCATCAGCCTGGAAGCGCTGGTGGAGTTACAACCTGATCTGATTGTGACCGGCGGGGATTATCATCGGCAACTGGCGGCGCAACTGGAGACACTCAAGATTCCGGTGCTGGCCCTGGAGTCACAGTCGGTAGCTGATATCGAAAAAGCGATGCTGGGAATCGGGCAGGCGACCGGCCATCAGCAACAGGGACAAAAGTTGATCGCCCGGTTGAAGCAGGAGATCGCTGGAGTACAGAAACAGATCAAAGCGTTTCAGAAAGAGGAGCGGCCTAAAGTTTTTTACCGGGTCTGGGATCAGCCGTTGATGACTGCCGGCCCGCATTCGTTTATCGGCGAGTTAATCACGCTGGCCGGGGGAGAGAATGTCTTCGCAGATGTGGAGCCTGCGTATCCCCAGGTGAGTGAAGAGACTCTGATTCTGCGCGACCCGGACGTGATTGTACTACCACGCATGAAAGCGGGGCCCAGCGACGCGCGTGAGGTGCTTGAGAAGCTGCGTCAACGTCCGGGGTGGTCGGACATGGCTGCAGTGAAAGAGGGACGCGTGTATCTGATTGAAGACGATGTGATTTCCCGGCCCGGCCCGCGGGTGGTGCAGGGACTTCAAAAACTGGCACAGGCGTTGTACCCTGAGGCATTTCCCGATCCTTAA
- a CDS encoding ATP-binding cassette domain-containing protein, translated as MLSNTLPQQTARASRIVVQDISHHYGQRLALNQLSFEVHSGEIFGLLGPNGGGKTTLFRLLSTLLPLQAGSAEIAGFDLATRSQEIRNLIGVTFQSPSLDGKLTVQENLKHQAHLYGISGALMRDRIANALSHLGLTDRKGDLAESLSGGLKRRVEIAKGLLHSPRVLLLDEPSTGLDPGARHDLWKYLKQLQQENGVTILITTHLMEEAEHCDRLGILNRGELVTCGTPDELRASVGGDCLTIQAEHPDELARLITEKFGVTPQRINASLRLEHTRGHEFLKDLIDAFPDQVTSVSLGKPTLEDVFIHETGHQFWQAEESE; from the coding sequence ATGTTGAGTAATACGCTACCGCAGCAAACCGCCCGCGCGTCGCGGATCGTCGTGCAGGACATCTCGCACCATTACGGGCAACGCCTCGCCCTGAACCAGCTCAGTTTCGAAGTCCACTCCGGTGAAATCTTCGGTCTGCTCGGTCCGAACGGCGGCGGAAAAACCACACTCTTTCGCCTGCTCTCGACTCTGCTCCCCCTGCAGGCCGGATCCGCGGAAATCGCGGGATTCGACCTGGCCACCCGGTCGCAGGAAATCCGTAACCTGATCGGCGTCACTTTTCAGTCACCCAGTCTGGACGGCAAACTCACGGTCCAGGAAAACCTCAAACACCAGGCCCACCTGTATGGCATCTCCGGAGCCCTCATGCGGGACCGCATCGCCAATGCCTTGTCCCACCTGGGTCTGACCGACCGCAAAGGGGACCTGGCGGAATCCCTATCGGGCGGCCTCAAGCGGCGCGTGGAAATCGCCAAGGGCCTGCTGCACTCGCCCCGCGTGCTCCTGCTCGACGAACCGAGTACCGGCCTCGACCCCGGTGCCCGGCACGACCTCTGGAAATACCTCAAACAACTCCAGCAGGAGAACGGCGTCACCATCCTGATCACAACACACCTCATGGAAGAAGCAGAACACTGTGACCGCCTGGGAATTTTAAACCGGGGCGAACTCGTCACCTGTGGTACTCCCGATGAACTGCGGGCCTCGGTCGGCGGCGACTGTCTGACCATCCAGGCCGAGCATCCCGATGAACTCGCCCGACTTATCACTGAGAAGTTCGGCGTTACTCCGCAGCGCATCAACGCCAGCCTCCGTCTGGAACACACCCGCGGACACGAATTCCTCAAAGACCTGATCGACGCCTTTCCCGACCAGGTCACTTCCGTTTCCCTGGGCAAGCCGACACTGGAAGATGTCTTCATCCACGAAACCGGTCATCAGTTCTGGCAGGCGGAGGAATCGGAATGA
- a CDS encoding heme-copper oxidase subunit III — MSHESNSPQYRMGLPIPHSKLGMWLFLATEIMFFSAFIGAYIVLRAGSPGWPTDPDVTHLRIWAGGLNTFVLILSSYFVVMALEGMKAQNFSKARKYLLLTFVLGCLFLGIKSYEYSGKFKYDILPGHIPETPQMAIDKSMREMKQVVDNRAIALSGVMDPEKTEPTEDAESVEEAGVTDEKTEAIVPPVEELRQQLQTELSAEDTPAARKKELQAYFDLESEYRKLNNQALEESITVPEMNKALDTLRENPEYGSLLAPVHHLQPIIYGNLFASVYFLLTGFHALHVIIGMLLFAIVLVQGKRLCEKWNDYVENIGLYWHFVDLVWIFLFPLIYIL, encoded by the coding sequence ATGAGTCACGAAAGTAATTCGCCACAATATCGCATGGGACTCCCCATTCCACATTCCAAACTGGGAATGTGGCTCTTTCTGGCGACCGAGATCATGTTCTTTTCCGCCTTCATCGGAGCCTACATCGTCCTGCGTGCCGGTTCTCCCGGCTGGCCCACCGATCCCGACGTGACCCACCTGCGGATCTGGGCCGGCGGTCTGAATACCTTCGTCCTGATTCTCTCCAGTTACTTCGTCGTCATGGCCCTCGAAGGGATGAAGGCCCAAAACTTCTCCAAGGCGCGTAAATACCTGCTGCTGACCTTCGTCCTGGGTTGTCTCTTCCTGGGCATCAAATCCTATGAGTACTCAGGCAAATTCAAATACGATATTCTCCCCGGACACATTCCCGAAACGCCCCAGATGGCCATCGACAAATCGATGCGGGAAATGAAGCAGGTCGTCGACAACCGCGCCATCGCCCTGTCCGGCGTGATGGACCCGGAAAAAACCGAACCCACCGAAGACGCCGAATCGGTCGAAGAAGCCGGCGTCACCGATGAAAAAACCGAAGCCATCGTGCCCCCGGTCGAAGAGCTCCGCCAACAACTGCAGACGGAACTCTCAGCCGAAGACACTCCGGCAGCCCGTAAAAAAGAACTCCAGGCCTACTTCGATCTCGAGAGTGAATACCGCAAACTGAATAACCAGGCACTCGAAGAATCGATCACCGTTCCTGAAATGAACAAAGCCCTGGATACCCTGAGAGAAAACCCCGAATACGGTTCTCTCCTGGCCCCCGTGCATCATCTGCAACCCATTATTTATGGCAACCTTTTCGCCTCCGTCTATTTCCTGCTCACCGGCTTTCACGCACTGCACGTCATCATCGGCATGCTCCTGTTCGCGATTGTCCTCGTCCAGGGAAAACGACTCTGCGAAAAATGGAATGACTATGTCGAAAACATCGGCCTCTACTGGCACTTCGTCGACCTGGTCTGGATCTTCCTGTTCCCGTTGATTTACATCCTTTGA